CCCACAGTGGGCTTGGTCCCAACGGCGCTGCATGTCTTCCAACTGGGTGAGGCTGGTTGCCGTGCTGAGGTAAGTCTCCAGCTCGTCGGACGTGCCGGCGGTGGCGCGGTTGAAAAAGTCGCGGATGGTGCGGGTCACGCGGGACCACAGGGATTCGGTGTTGGTGTTCATGATGCTTCTTTCTGTATGGGACTAGGGTTTACCCTAATCATAAAGATCTTCACCATGAAAGCCAATGTCATAAGTCATGCTAATTGAGCATCGGGTGCCACTCCCCAAGGCATGAAAGGGGACGAGGGCTGCGTGGCCACTGGCGTTGTTTTAAGCAGGCCTTCCCGGGTGCCGCTCCTGAACACAGGTAGACTGAGTCCAAAAGTTCTCAAAGGAGGTTCCCCTTGTTGTTCAAACACCGACTGCCACTCGCCCTGTGCCTGAGCCTGACGCTGTGGGCCACGGGCTGCCAACCCCAACCCACCACGGAGCCAACGATGACACCGGCTGTCCCAGCGAGTCCCGGCGCAGGCAAGAACGACAAGTCCGCGCAACAACACCTCTACCGCCTCAACCCCACGCCCAAACAGGGCTACGAGATCGTGCTGACCATCCAGGACGCGCCGGGGCCGTTCAAGAAGATGGGCTGGAGCGCGCTGTACCAGGCCAAGGGCTGCAATTACGTCGTCAACGACTTCGCCGGTGTGCGGGGGGAGCCGGAACACACGGTGGTCCTGCCCTTCACCGAGCGGCCCGACGGCAGCTATGCCGCCACGGTCTACCTCGACGCCATGCTCGACGAGGACTACTACGGCAATGGGGTGTGCCAGTGGACGCTGACGGGTGTGGGGCCTTGGGTCATGGCTACTGGATCACCCGCAGAAACCTTGTTTGCCACCGATCTGTCTCCCGAACAGTTGTTGGCAGAGCAGTCAGTGCAATTGTTTTATTGGAAAGGCTACTACCCTCAAAGCAAGGTCGATGGATTCAAGACTTGGGGTAACAGCACGCGGGAGCAGTTTGCATCGGAGACTCGCGACAACCTCTTCTCCATGACGCTGACGCCTAAAAAGGTGCAGCCATGAGCATGAGCAGTCAAGACTACGCCGACTTGGCACTGGACTCTTACGCCAGCCGAGCGGTGACGCTCAAGGGCGAGAGGCCCGCGACGATAGGTGGCCACAAATACAGGATCCTCGATCACCACGACAACCCGCGTACCGGCTACCAGGGCAGCATCTACCAGCGGGTGGATACCAACGAAATCATCGTCGCCCACCGCGGGACGGAGTTTGATCGCGAGGCCCTCAAGGACGGGCTGTTCGCCGACGGTGGCATGGTACTCACTCGTTCTAACTTGCAGGCGACCGACGCGATCGCGTTGACCCAAAAGGCGCTGCAGCTAGCCCAAGAAAAATCCAATGGAGAAGGTGGCTCTGCGCCTCCCGTCACCGTCACCGGCCACTCCCTGGGCGGCACGCTGGCCCAGGTGACAGCCCACCACTTCGACCTGCGCGGAGAGACCTTCAATGCCTACGGCGCCACCAGCCTGGGCCTGCGCATCCCGGCCGGGGGCCACTCGGTCACCAACCACGTCATGGCCGGCGATCTGGTCAGCGCCGCCAGCGCCCACTACGGCCAGGTCAAGGTTCACGCCACGCCCCAGGAGATCCAGACCCTGGACGCCCATGGCTACGACAACAAGACCCACTGGAGCGACCCCCTGCGTGGCCGCGGTCCCATCCAGTTGGCCACCGGATTCACCCCGCCCACCACCACGGCCGCCGCCATTGCCATGGCCGACAGCCACAAGATGCACCACTTCGCCAGCGTGGATGCCCACGGCCGGCCCGACCGCTCCGTGCTGGAGGACCCGGCCACCGTGCAGCGCGCGCAGGACAACGCCACGCGCATCGGCGAGTACCGGCGCGATGTGCAGGGCATGCGCGGCGTCATCACCGCCGTCGGTCGAGGGCCCGTGGGCAACGCCCTGGATGCCGTGGACGCCCTGCGTGGCCCACTGCCTCCCGGTGAACCCGCCCGACGCGAGCGCGAAGCCGATGCGCCGTCGGCCCAGCCATCGCCCTCTGTGACCCGCCCGCGGGCTGCGGGCCCGGTGGACCAGGGTCCGGCGTTGGAAGGCCAAGCCGCAGCCGGCGTCCCCGAGCAGCGGACCCTGGCCGCCGGGCCGGAGCTCTCACGGGTTTCCCAGGCCCTGCTGAGCGACAGTCAGCGCGAAGTGCGCCAACTCGCCACCACCCACCACCTGCCCTGGGACCGGGGCCTGGACAACACCGTGTGCTCGCTGGCCTGCTGCGCGCGGGAAAACGGCCTGAGCGGCATCAACCTGCTGCGGGTGAACAACGGCCAGATCCGGTTTGGCCAGCACGAGCACGGCCTGCTCAAGGACGGCGTGCTCGACGCCCGGCAAGCGGCCAACACGCCGGCCACCGAATCGCTGTCGCGGCTGGCCGTGCTGGACCAGCAGGCCAGCCTGGAGCCCCGCAACGGGATGCAAGCGGGTTGGGCGCAGACGCCTGTTCACGAACCGCAGTTGCGCGCGATGTGAGCCTGCCCAAACGCGGGCAAGGGCCTGAGGGGCCCTTGCATCGTGTGGGGCCGCAGGAGGCGCTGCGTCAGGGTCGGCGCACCGTCTCCACGTTCGGCGCGTGGCGGATGTTCGGTCGCTGCGGCGACGCCTGATTCGCGTTCCGGGCCAGGGTTGCCGGCGTGGCATGCACGGGCGTCGTGGATGCTGGACCGCTGGCCGTTGACGGATGGCCCACAGGGGCAGCCGCGGTCGCCGTGGACCCCACCGGTGCCGGTGCCGGGGCCCTCGCGCCACCGGCTCCTCCGTGCACGCCCAGATGCCCGCCGCTGCCGAGCGCCGGATCGCGGATCACCGCATCTTCAATGCTGTCCGCCGATGAAACCCGGCTGGACTCGCTCCGGCCGCCGGATGCGCCGCCGCGGAATTCGTTCGTGCTTTGCCGTTGATGCAGCCCCGCCAGCGTCGTGTGGTCCGAGGGCTGGTTCGCCAGACCCCGCAAGCCCTGGCCCAACATCGCCCCCGAACGGGCTCCACCGCCGGCCTCGGCGTCGGGCCCCGCCAGGCTTCTGGAGCGCGCAAGCAGTTCCTGGTTGTTGAGGGCGGCAAAGTTGCCCTGGCCCGCGGCCTCGTTGTGGTCGCCACGGCTTCCTGGGGTGCCATTCCCCAGGGCCGGTTGCCCGCCCGGCATGCCACCGAGCGCACCCATCAGCCCAGCGCCTTGCGAGGTCTGCGCCGCCATGGCGCTGCCGCCGCCCATGGCGCCCGCCATCGCACCCGCCGCGAACGACGCCCCCGAGTTGAAGAACTGCATGATCAGCGGTGGGATCAGCATCACCAGCATGCTGGACAACACGCCCATGGCGCTCATGCGCAAGGCGCTGTTCGCCATATCGATCGACCCCGCGTCACCCAGGGCGCCGTTGATGTAGAAGGCCGCCAGCACCGACCCGCCGTAGAACATCGTCATCTTCAGCAGCACGCCCGAGAGCAGGGCCAGCACCGCCAGCGACACCATCGTGCCCAGCAGGAACTTCGCCCACGACCAGAACATGCTGGCCGTCTGCTGAAACAGCAGGAAGAAGATGAACAGCGGCGACAGCATCACGGCCAGCGTGATCGAGATCTCCGCCATCATCGCCAGCACCGAGACCAGCATGGCCGGCCCGCTCTGGCCGATCATCCCGGACAAGGAGGTCAGCACATTGCCATTGGCCCCCACCTGCTGACCGCCCACCAGGCTGTTCACCAGCACGTTGAACACCTGCGCCAGGGCCAGGTTGAAGTCGATGATCTGATAGACGTCGTTCCCTTCGCCCACGATGGCCGCCGTGATCAGTCCCTGGACATCGAGCACCGTGTCGGCGATCACGGGCGATTTGGTGGACAACAGGGTCACCAGCGACAGGATGAACACCATCTTGCCCGTCTTGAAAGCCAGTGCCAGCACGGGCTGGCGGTTCGTGCCGGAAATCAGCGTGAACCCCTGGACCATCACCCAGACCGTCATGATGGCCGTTGAAAGATACGCCAGGGCCGTACCCAGCCGGGACGCGACCAGCTCGCGGTAGGTGCCGATCAACATGTCGTCGATCAGGTACTCGCGGATGCTGCACATGAACACAGCGTCGTCGATCATCTTGACGTACTTGGGGTCCAGCAGGCCCAGCGCCGCCAGCAAAAAACCCGGAACAGCGGCATCGCCACAAGTCATGGAATCACCTCACCTGATGTTGTTGTGTATGAGAATCTGGTGGAAGCGGCCGGGCCGTACCCTCACCAGCTTTTGGGGGGCTTGACGAAGGGCACCGCCCCGAAACTCACTGCGGCATTGGGCGGGCGGGTATCGGTGGCCCGGCGCGCCTCGGCCATCTGCATCTCGTACATCTTCTCGCGCTGCTGGTAGCCGTCGCGCAAGGCCTCGAGTTGCATGGCGTCGTTCTGCATGTGGGCCTGCAGGCCCTGCAGTTCGAACTCGTAGCGCTGGAGCACACCAGCTTCGTCCTTGGCATCTTTGGCATCGGAGATCAGCTTCTTGATCTCGGTGCGCCGTGCGTCGATCTTGACGAGGATGGCCTCGGTCTGTTCCAGGGTCTTGAGGCGCAGGTTGCGAAGCCCCAGGCAGGCGTTGTGGTGGTTGGCGTTGAGCTTCGGGTCGCCGCAGTCGGCGACGGTGCCGATGTACTTGGTGGGGTCGGTGGGTGCCTTGGTCTCGAACTTTTCGCTCAGGATCGCCTGTTTGTCGAACTCGGAAAGCTTCTTGTCGCCGATGGATGCGACCTTGTTGATCTTGATGAGCTCCTTCTTGACCGCATCGTCATAGACGGCCCACTGTGCCGATGCCGATGAAGTCACCACCAGCGCCAAAAGGGGCAGCAGAGTTTTCAACATGAGGTTCCCCTTCAAACAAAGAGCCGCGTCTCTGAACTGGCGCGGTTGTCCCAATATGCGGAAGTGATGACGGCAACCGTGTCACCTTGCTGCACATGAAAGCTAACGTCGAGCAACTCCGAGCCGGCTTGCCAGCGCAAGAGACCGCCGCTGGAGGCGGTGTTTCCGCTATATGGCGCAAACCCCACCAACGCGATCACGTCTTCCTTCAGCATGCCCGGCTCCAGCTTGTCAAAGGCCTCGCGCAGGTTGCTCGAAGACCCCCCGTCGTCTCCGCCACTGCCCCCGCCACAGGCGCTCAGCGCCAGTGCCGCTGCGCCGGCGAGCGCCAGGCGCGCCCATTGCCGCCGGTGGATGGGATGGTGGTGGGGTGTCCGGGTGGTTGGGTGATCCATGGTGAGTCCTCCTGAAGTTGTGTGGATGGGTGGTGATGTTCGAAAGAGCAGGGTGCCGACGCGCGCCATCACCGGCGTGCGCATCCGGGTTTCTGGACGGGTATGGGCGGGGAGGGCGCCATGTGCTGAAGATCAGCGCCAAGGGGCGCTGTGGGGCGATCCGCGTCGCCCGCTGTCCGTGCGACGGGGCGGCCGCAGCCCCATGGGCCCGCAGCGTGCGCCACTGGGCCGAGCGCCCGCAGACACGCGCCCATGCTTGGTCGTTTCATCGTTTTCCTCCCTGCAACCCTGCATCGAAACCGTCGTGCAGCGGCTGTGCGACGTCATGCGACGCCGGGCAGGATCGTATCCCAGCCGATGGTGAGATCGGCGAAGAGAATACTTTTTGTTGCTATTTTGAGCCGGAAGCGGGCACCGGGCCGCCACCCACACCCCTCTCGCCCGGGCCAGGCGAGCGGGCCGTTATGGGGCCGTGGCGGGTGACGCCAATGGCGCAGGCGGCCACGGCATCGCGCTGGCCTTGAGCGGCGTGCCGATGGGGGCGCTGGCCTCGCCGCGTTGCACCGCCGCCAGATCCTGCGGGTTGGGGTACTGGTCGAGCAGCAGGTAGTCGAACACGCGCCGCGCGATGGGCGCGGCGTGGGCGGCGCCGAAACCGGCGTTTTCCACCACCGCGGCGATCGCCACGCGGGGGTTGTCCACCGGGGCGAAGGCGATGTAGAGCGCGTGGTCGCGCTGGTGTTCTTCGAGCTTGCGCGCGTCGTAGCGGTCTTTCTGCCCGATGGTCACGGCCTGGGCGGTGCCGGTCTTGCCGCCGCTGGCGTAGCCGGCGCCGGCGAACACGCGCGTGGAGGTGCCTTCGATGGTCACGCCCTGCATGGCGCGCAGCACGGTGCGCACGTTCTCGGGCTTGTAACCCAGGTTGACGGTCTCCTGGGCCGGCAGCAGGCTGCGCTCGCGCGTCAACACGTTTTCGATCGCCAGCGCCACGTGGGGCGTGTGCTTGGTGCCGCCGTTGGCCAGGGTGGCCATGGCGTGGGCGAGCTGCAGCATGGTGAAGTTGTTGTAGCCCTGCCCGATGCCCAACGAGATGGTTTCGCCCGCGTACCAGCGCTGGTGTTCGGGCCGCTTGTAGGTGGCGCGTTTCCAGGCCTGGCTGGGCAGCACGCCGCGCACTTCGCCGCGCAGGTCCAGCCCGGTGATCTGGCCAAAGCCCAGCGGCTCCATGAAGTCGTGCATGGCGTCCACACCCATCTCGTTGGCCAGCGAGTAGTAGTAGACGTTGCTGGACTTCACGATGCTGCGGTACATGTCCACCGCGCCCAGGCCGCCGTCGCCGTGGCTGCGGAAGCGGTGGTTGCCGAACATCCAGTAGCCCGGGTCGTTGATCACGGTTTCGGCGCTGCGCTTGCCGGTTTCCAGCGCGGCCAGCGCCATGAAGGGCTTGTAGGTCGAGCCCGGCGGGTAGGTGCCCCGCAGCGCGCGGTTGAGCAGGGGCTTTTCCAGCGACTCGTTGAGCAGCTTCCAGTTGTCGGTGTCGATGCCTTCGACGAACAGGTTGGGGTCGAAAGTGGGTTTGCTCACGAAGGCGAGCACCTCGCCATTGCGCGGATCGATCGCCACCAGCGCGCCCCGGCGCTCGCCGAACATGTCCTCGACCAGTTTTTGCAGCTGGATGTCGATCGACAGCACCAGGGTGTTGCCCGGGGTGGCGGGGATGTTGGCCAGTGAGCGCACGGCGCGCCCCCCAGCCGAGGTTTCCACGCGCTCGAAGCCCGTGACGCCGTGCAGCTCGCGCTCGTAGCTCTGCTCGGCGCCCAGCTTGCCGATGTGCTCGGTGCCGCGGTAGTTGGCCTGCTCGTCCTCGGGCCAGTCCTCGATGGACTCCTTTTCCCGCTGGTTGATGCGCCCGATGTAGCCGATCACGTGGCTGGCCACCTCGCCGTTCGGGTACTGGCGCAGCAGCCGCGCACGCACCTCCACGCCGGGGAAGCGGTAGCGCTGCACCGTGAAACGGGCCACCTCCTCGTCGCTCAGCCGGGTGCGGATGGGCAGCGAGTCGAACTGTCTCGACTCTTCCAGCAGCTTGCGAAAGC
This Hydrogenophaga taeniospiralis DNA region includes the following protein-coding sequences:
- a CDS encoding type IV secretion system protein; the encoded protein is MTCGDAAVPGFLLAALGLLDPKYVKMIDDAVFMCSIREYLIDDMLIGTYRELVASRLGTALAYLSTAIMTVWVMVQGFTLISGTNRQPVLALAFKTGKMVFILSLVTLLSTKSPVIADTVLDVQGLITAAIVGEGNDVYQIIDFNLALAQVFNVLVNSLVGGQQVGANGNVLTSLSGMIGQSGPAMLVSVLAMMAEISITLAVMLSPLFIFFLLFQQTASMFWSWAKFLLGTMVSLAVLALLSGVLLKMTMFYGGSVLAAFYINGALGDAGSIDMANSALRMSAMGVLSSMLVMLIPPLIMQFFNSGASFAAGAMAGAMGGGSAMAAQTSQGAGLMGALGGMPGGQPALGNGTPGSRGDHNEAAGQGNFAALNNQELLARSRSLAGPDAEAGGGARSGAMLGQGLRGLANQPSDHTTLAGLHQRQSTNEFRGGASGGRSESSRVSSADSIEDAVIRDPALGSGGHLGVHGGAGGARAPAPAPVGSTATAAAPVGHPSTASGPASTTPVHATPATLARNANQASPQRPNIRHAPNVETVRRP
- the mrdA gene encoding penicillin-binding protein 2 — protein: MTEIRNVEADLAQFRTRVLVAGLAVVFAFGLVAARMVYLQVTRHDDLLAQAESNRTAVLPVVPNRGQILDRHGRVLATNYSAYTLEITPSLVDDLDATIEALSGLVEIQPRDKRRFRKLLEESRQFDSLPIRTRLSDEEVARFTVQRYRFPGVEVRARLLRQYPNGEVASHVIGYIGRINQREKESIEDWPEDEQANYRGTEHIGKLGAEQSYERELHGVTGFERVETSAGGRAVRSLANIPATPGNTLVLSIDIQLQKLVEDMFGERRGALVAIDPRNGEVLAFVSKPTFDPNLFVEGIDTDNWKLLNESLEKPLLNRALRGTYPPGSTYKPFMALAALETGKRSAETVINDPGYWMFGNHRFRSHGDGGLGAVDMYRSIVKSSNVYYYSLANEMGVDAMHDFMEPLGFGQITGLDLRGEVRGVLPSQAWKRATYKRPEHQRWYAGETISLGIGQGYNNFTMLQLAHAMATLANGGTKHTPHVALAIENVLTRERSLLPAQETVNLGYKPENVRTVLRAMQGVTIEGTSTRVFAGAGYASGGKTGTAQAVTIGQKDRYDARKLEEHQRDHALYIAFAPVDNPRVAIAAVVENAGFGAAHAAPIARRVFDYLLLDQYPNPQDLAAVQRGEASAPIGTPLKASAMPWPPAPLASPATAP
- a CDS encoding type IV secretion system protein, which translates into the protein MLKTLLPLLALVVTSSASAQWAVYDDAVKKELIKINKVASIGDKKLSEFDKQAILSEKFETKAPTDPTKYIGTVADCGDPKLNANHHNACLGLRNLRLKTLEQTEAILVKIDARRTEIKKLISDAKDAKDEAGVLQRYEFELQGLQAHMQNDAMQLEALRDGYQQREKMYEMQMAEARRATDTRPPNAAVSFGAVPFVKPPKSW